From the genome of Eublepharis macularius isolate TG4126 chromosome 12, MPM_Emac_v1.0, whole genome shotgun sequence, one region includes:
- the LOC129340474 gene encoding myosin-7, translating into MSSEMADFGAAAPFLRQTEKQRIEAQNRPFDMKKDVFVLDDKVEFVKAKVVSREGGKVTVETENGKTVTVKEDQIMQQNPPKFDKIEDMAMLTFLHEPAVLYNLKERYAAWMIYTYSGLFCVTVNPYKWLPVYNAEVVAAYRGKKRSEAPPHIFSISDNAYQYMLTDRENQSILITGESGAGKTVNTKRVIQYFAVIAAIGDRSKKEQAAATGKGTLEDQIIQANPALEAFGNAKTLRNDNSSRFGKFIRIHFGATGKLASADIETYLLEKSRVIFQLKAERNYHIYYQILSNKKPELLDMMLVTNNPYDYAFISQGETTVPSIDDAEELLATDNAFDVLGFTQEEKNSIYKLTGAIMHYGNMKFKQKQREEQAEPDGTEEADKSAYLMGLNSADLLKGLCHPRVKVGNEYVTKGQNVQQVSYATGALAKSVYEKMFSWMVLRINSTLETKLPRQYFIGVLDIAGFEIFDFNSFEQLCINFTNEKLQQFFNHHMFVLEQEEYKKEGIEWEFIDFGMDLQACIDLIEKPMGIMSILEEECMFPKASDMTFKAKLFDNHLGKSANFGKPRNIKGKPEAHFALIHYAGTVDYNIIGWLQKNKDPLNETVVGLYQKSALKLLAILFANYTGSDAPLESGKGKGMKKKGSSFQTVSALHRENLNKLMTNLRSTHPHFVRCIIPNETKSPGVIDNPLVMHQLRCNGVLEGIRICRKGFPNRILYGDFRQRYRILNPAAIPEGQFIDSRKGAEKLLGSLDIDHNQYKFGHTKVFFKAGLLGLLEEMRDERLSRIITRIQAQSRGVLSRLEFKKIMERKESLLVIQYNIRAFMVVKNWPWMRLFFKIKPLLKSAETEKELLALKEELARLKEALEKTEGRRKELEEKMVSLLQEKNDLQLQVQAEQDNLADAEERCDQLIKNKIQLEAKVKEQTERLEDEEEMNAELTAKKRKLEDECSELKKDIDDLELTLAKVEKEKHATENKVKNLTEEMAGLDEIIVKLTKEKKALQEAHQQALDDLQAEEDKVNTLTKAKVKLEQQVDDLEGSLEQEKKIRMDLERAKRKLEGDLKLTQESIMDLENDKQQLDEKLKKKDFELNALNARIEDEQALGIQLQKKLKELQARIEELEEELEAERTARAKVEKQRSDLSRELEEISERLEEAGGATSVQIELNKKREAEFQKMRRDLEEATLQHEATAAALRKKHADSVAELGEQIDNLQRVKQKLEKEKSEFKLELDDVTSNMEQLLKAKVNLEKMCRTFEDQMNEHRAKSEETQRMANDLTTQRAKLQTENGELSRQLDEKEALINQLTRGKLTYTQQLEDLKRQLEEEAKAKNALAHALQSARHDCDLLREQYEEETEAKAELQRSLSKANSEVAQWRTKYETDAIQRTEELEEAKKKLAQRLQDAEEAVEAVNAKCSSLEKTKHRLQNEIEDLMVDVERSNAAAAALDKKQRNFDKLLSEWKQKFEESQMELESSQKEARSLSTELFKLKNAYEESLEHLETFKRENKNLQEEISDLTEQLGASGKNIHELEKIRKQLEAEKLELQSALEEAEASLEHEEGKILRAQLEFNQIKAEIERKLAEKDEEMEQAKRNHLRMVDSLQTSLDAETRSRNEALRVKKKMEGDLNEMEIQLSHANRIAAEAQKQVKTLQGYLKDTQIQLDDVVRANEDLKENIAIVERRNNLLQSELEELRAVVEQTERARKLAEQELIEASERVQLLHSQNTSLINQKKKMESDLSQLQTEVEEAVQECRNAEEKAKKAITDAAMMAEELKKEQDTSAHLERMKKNMEQTIKDLQMRLDEAEQLALKGGKKQLQKLEARVRELENELELEQKRNAENVKGMRKCERRIKELTYQTEEDRKNLVRLQDLVDKLQLKVKAYKRQAEEAEEQANSNLAKFRKVQHELDEAEERADIAESQVNKLRAKSRDIGAKKGLNEE; encoded by the exons ACCTACTCTGGGCTCTTCTGTGTGACTGTGAACCCCTACAAGTGGTTGCCGGTCTACAATGCAGAAGTGGTGGCTGCCTATCGGGGCAAGAAACGAAGTGAAGCCCCTCCTCATATCTTCTCCATCTCTGACAATGCCTATCAATATATGCTTACAG ATCGGGAGAACCAGTCGATCCTGATTAC CGGAGAATCCGGTGCCGGGAAGACTGTGAATACCAAGCGGGTCATCCAGTACTTTGCAGTGATTGCTGCCATCGGCGACCGAAGCAAAAAAGAGCAGGCCGCCGCCACAGGCAAG GGGACTCTGGAAGATCAAATCATCCAGGCCAACCCTGCTCTTGAGGCCTTCGGCAACGCCAAGACCTTGCGGAATGACAACTCATCCCGATTT GGTAAATTCATCCGGATCCATTTTGGAGCCACGGGgaagctggcttcagctgacataGAAACCT ACCTGCTTGAAAAATCTCGAGTCATCTTCCAGCTCAAAGCTGAGAGGAACTACCATATCTATTACCAGATCTTGTCCAACAAGAAGCCAGAGCTTCTAG ATATGATGCTGGTCACCAACAACCCGTATGACTATGCCTTCATCTCCCAAGGAGAGACCACAGTGCCATCTATCGACGACGCAGAGGAATTGTTAGCAACTGAC AATGCCTTTGACGTCTTAGGCTTCACCCAGGAGGAGAAAAACTCCATCTACAAGTTGACCGGTGCCATCATGCACTATGGAAATATGAAATTCAAACAGAAGCAGCGTGAAGAACAGGCAGAGCCCGACGGCACCGAAG AAGCAGACAAGTCGGCCTACCTGATGGGACTGAACTCGGCAGACCTCCTCAAGGGGCTCTGCCACCCAAGGGTGAAAGTGGGCAACGAGTACGTCACCAAAGGGCAAAATGTCCAACAG GTGTCCTATGCTACTGGAGCCCTGGCTAAGTCCGTGTATGAGAAAATGTTCAGTTGGATGGTTCTCAGAATCAACTCCACCCTAGAAACCAAGCTGCCCCGGCAGTATTTCATCGGGGTGCTCGACATTGCTGGTTTCGAGATCTTTGAT TTTAACAGCTTTGAGCAGCTCTGCATCAACTTCACCAACGAGAAGCTGCAGCAGTTCTTCAACCACCACATGTTCGTGCTGGAGCAGGAGGAATACAAGAAAGAGGGCATCGAGTGGGAGTTCATCGACTTCGGCATGGACCTCCAGGCCTGCATTGACCTCATCGAGAAG CCAATGGGCATTATGTCCATCCTAGAGGAAGAGTGCATGTTCCCCAAAGCCTCTGACATGACCTTCAAGGCTAAGCTTTTTGACAACCACTTGGGCAAGTCAGCCAATTTTGGGAAGCCCCGCAACATCAAGGGCAAGCCGGAAGCTCACTTCGCCCTCATCCACTATGCCGGCACCGTGGACTACAACATCATTGGCTGGCTGCAGAAGAACAAGGACCCGCTCAATGAGACGGTGGTGGGGCTGTACCAGAAATCGGCCCTCAAACTCCTAGCGATCCTTTTTGCCAACTACACTGGATCAGATGCAC CTCTTGAGAGTGGCAAAGGTAAAGGAATGAAGAAGAAGGGCTCCTCGTTCCAGACAGTATCTGCTTTGCACAGG gaGAACCTCAATAAGCTGATGACCAACCTGCGCTCCACCCATCCCCACTTTGTGCGGTGCATCATCCCCAATGAGACAAAGTCTCCAG gtgTGATAGACAATCCTCTGGTCATGCACCAGCTACGCTGTAACGGAGTTCTGGAGGGAATCCGGATCTGCCGGAAGGGATTTCCCAACCGAATCCTCTACGGGGACTTCAGGCAAAG ATACCGTATCCTGAATCCAGCTGCTATACCTGAGGGTCAGTTCATTGACAGCAGGAAGGGAGCTGAGAAGCTCTTGGGCTCTCTGGACATTGACCATAACCAGTACAAATTTGGGCACACCAAG GTGTTCTTCAAGGCTGGTCTTCTGGGGCTGCTGGAGGAGATGAGGGACGAACGCCTGTCCCGCATTATCACCCGCATCCAAGCCCAGTCCCGTGGCGTCCTCTCTAGGCTGGAATTCAAGAAGATCATGGAACGAAA ggaaTCTCTGCTGGTAATCCAGTACAACATCCGAGCTTTCATGGTGGTGAAGAATTGGCCATGGATGAGGCTCTTCTTCAAGATCAAGCCACTGTTGAAAAGTGCAGAAACCGAGAAGGAGTTGTTGGCTCTCAAGGAGGAACTGGCCAGGCTGAAGGAGGCTCTAGAGAAGACAGAGGGACGTCGGAAGGAACTGGAGGAGAAGATGGTCTCTCTGCTGCAGGAGAAGAATGACCTTCAGCTGCAAGTTCAGGCG gaGCAAGACAATCTTGCAGATGCCGAAGAACGCTGCGACCAGCTGATCAAGAACAAGATCCAGCTGGAAGCCAAGGTGAAGGAACAGACGGAACGTCTGGAGGACGAAGAGGAGATGAATGCTGAACTGACGGCCAAGAAGCGGAAACTTGAAGACGAATGCTCAGAGCTCAAGAAGGACATTGATGACTTGGAACTGACCTTGGCCAAGGTGGAGAAAGAGAAGCACGCAACGGAGAACAAG GTTAAGAACCTCACAGAAGAGATGGCAGGTCTGGATGAAATCATTGTCAAACTAACCAAGGAAAAGAAGGCCCTCCAGGAAGCCCACCAGCAGGCCCTGGATGACCTACAGGCAGAGGAGGACAAGGTCAACACCCTAACAAAAGCCAAGGTCAAGCTGGAACAACAGGTGGACGAT CTGGAAGGCTCCCTGGAGCAAGAGAAGAAGATCCGGATGGACCTGGAACGGGCGAAGAGGAAGCTGGAAGGTGATTTGAAGCTGACGCAAGAGAGCATCATGGATTTAGAGAACGACAAACAACAACTGGATGAGAAGCTGAAAAA GAAAGACTTTGAGCTCAATGCACTGAACGCAAGAATTGAAGATGAGCAAGCGTTGGGAATCCAGCTGCAGAAGAAGCTCAAAGAGCTACAG GCAAGAATCGAGGAGCTGGAAGAAGAGCTGGAGGCCGAGCGCACAGCCCGGGCCAAGGTGGAGAAGCAGCGTTCTGACCTCTCCCGGGAGCTGGAGGAGATCAGCGAGCGGCTGGAGGAGGCGGGCGGTGCCACTTCGGTGCAGATTGAGCTGAACAAGAAGCGGGAGGCCGAGTTCCAGAAGATGCGGCGTGACCTAGAGGAGGCAACGCTGCAGCACGAGGCCACGGCAGCAGCCCTGCGCAAGAAGCACGCCGATTCGGTGGCAGAGCTGGGCGAGCAAATCGACAACCTGCAGCGGGTGAAGCAGAAGTTGGAGAAGGAGAAGAGCGAGTTCAAACTGGAGCTggacgatgtcacttccaacatGGAGCAGCTGCTGAAAGCCAAG GTCAACCTGGAGAAGATGTGCCGCACGTTTGAAGACCAAATGAATGAACACCGGGCCAAGTCCGAAGAGACTCAACGGATGGCCAACGACCTCACCACACAGCGGGCCAAACTCCAGACCGAGAATG GGGAACTGTCCCGCCAGCTGGATGAAAAGGAAGCTCTGATAAATCAGCTCACACGAGGGAAGCTGACTTATACCCAACAACTGGAAGATCTGAAGAGGCAactggaggaagaagccaag GCCAAGAATGCTCTGGCGCATGCGCTCCAGTCGGCCCGCCATGACTGCGACCTGCTGAGGGAGCAGTATGAGGAAGAAACGGAGGCCAAAGCAGAACTTCAACGATCGCTCTCCAAGGCCAACTCTGAGGTGGCTCAGTGGAGAACCAAGTACGAGACAGACGCCATCCAGAGGAcggaggagctggaggaggccaA GAAGAAGCTGGCGCAGCGGCTGCAAGATGCTGAGGAGGCCGTGGAGGCCGTGAACGCCAAGTGCTCCTCACTGGAGAAGACCAAGCACCGTCTGCAGAATGAGATCGAAGACCTCATGGTGGACGTGGAGCGTTCAAATGCCGCCGCAGCCGCCCTGGACAAGAAGCAGAGGAACTTCGACAAA CTCTTGTCCGAGTGGAAGCAGAAGTTTGAGGAGTCCCAGATGGAGCTCGAGTCATCGCAAAAGGAGGCCCGTTCGCTCAGCACCGAACTCTTCAAGCTGAAGAATGCCTACGAAGAGTCGTTGGAGCACCTGGAGACCTTCAAGAGGGAGAATAAGAACTTGCAAG AGGAGATCTCAGATCTCACAGAGCAGCTTGGAGCCAGTGGCAAGAACATCCATGAGCTTGAGAAGATCCGGAAGCAGCTGGAGGCCGAGAAGCTGGAGCTGCAGTCGGCCCTGGAGGAAGCTGAG GCCTCTCTAGAACATGAGGAAGGCAAGATCCTCCGGGCGCAGCTGGAGTTCAACCAAATCAAGGCTGAAATTGAACGCAAGCTGGCCGAGAAGGACGAGGAGATGGAGCAGGCCAAGAGAAATCACCTGCGCATGGTAGACTCGCTTCAGACCTCTCTGGATGCCGAGACCCGCAGCCGCAATGAGGCGCTGAGGGTGAAGAAGAAGATGGAGGGCGACCTCAACGAGATGGAGATCCAGCTGAGCCATGCCAACCGCATAGCAGCTGAGGCCCAGAAGCAAGTCAAAACTCTACAGGGATACCTCAAG gaCACCCAGATACAACTGGACGATGTTGTCCGAGCCAACGAGGACCTGAAAGAAAACATTGCCATTGTAGAACGGAGGAACAATCTGTTGCAGTCAGAGCTGGAGGAATTGCGTGCGGTGGTGGAGCAGACGGAAAGAGCACGGAAACTGGCGGAACAGGAGTTGATTGAAGCCAGCGAAAGGGTTCAGCTTCTCCACTCTCAG AATACCAGCCTCATCAACCAGAAAAAGAAAATGGAGTCCGACCTGTCCCAACTGCAGACAGAGGTGGAGGAAGCCGTACAGGAGTGCCGGAacgcagaggagaaggccaagaAAGCCATCACTGAT GCGGCCATGATGGCGGAGGAGTTGAAGAAGGAGCAGGACACCAGCGCACATCTGGAGCGGATGAAGAAGAACATGGAGCAGACCATCAAGGACCTGCAGATGCGGCTGGATGAGGCCGAGCAGCTGGCCCTGAAGGGCGGCAAGAAGCAGCTCCAGAAACTGGAGGCGCGGGTGCGGGAGCTGGAGAACGAGCTGGAGTTGGAGCAGAAGCGCAATGCGGAGAACGTCAAAGGCATGCGGAAGTGCGAGCGGCGCATCAAGGAGCTCACTTACCAG ACTGAGGAAGATCGGAAGAACCTTGTCCGCCTCCAGGACCTGGTGGATAAACTCCAGCTGAAAGTGAAAGCATACAAGAGGCAGGCAGAAGAAGCG GAGGAGCAGGCCAACTCCAACCTGGCCAAGTTCCGGAAGGTTCAACACGAGCTGGATGAGGCCGAGGAACGGGCAGACATTGCCGAGTCCCAAGTCAACAAGCTGAGGGCCAAGAGCCGCGATATTGGGGCAAAG aaaGGTCTGAATGAGGAGTAA